In Hemicordylus capensis ecotype Gifberg chromosome 13, rHemCap1.1.pri, whole genome shotgun sequence, a single window of DNA contains:
- the MPG gene encoding DNA-3-methyladenine glycosylase has protein sequence MPGKRRGLPPEATFASAISEITSPPPEQHSLPRSSKYFCSAQGSPSPHLGPEYFDQPCVSLAKAFLGQILVRKLPDGRELRGRIVETEAYLGGEDTASHSSGGRQTARNAAMFMTPGTLYVYQIYGVYFCMNVSSQGEGAAVLLRSLEPLQGLDTMQELRLAHRKGPARALKDWQLCNGPSKLCQALAIDKRFDQQDLACNAALWLEPSPDPPAEEEEEEDRVVCTTRVGISGEWAQQPLRFYLWGNKCVSVADKKAEGQRRA, from the exons ATGCCAGGGAAACGGCGGGGGCTTCCTCCAGAGGCGACCTTTGCATCGGCCATCTCTGAGATCACGTCACCACCACCGGAACAGCACTCCCTGCCCAGAAGCAGCAAGTATTTTTGCTCAGCCCAGGGCAGCCCGTCACCCCACCTGGGCCCAGAATACTTTGACCAGCCCTGTGTCAGCCTGGCCAAGGCCTTCCTAGGACAG ATCCTAGTTCGGAAGCTCCCAGATGGTAGAGAGCTCCGGGGACGGATTGTGGAAACGGAGGCTTATTTGGGAGGGGAAGACACTGCTTCCCATTCCAGCGGCGGGAGGCAGACAGCAAGGAACGCTGCCATGTTCATGACGCCGGGCACTCTGTACGTCTACCAGATCTACGGGGTCTACTTCTGCATGAACGTCTCCAGCCAGG GAGAAGGCGCTGCGGTCCTGCTGCGCTCCCTggagcctctgcaaggcctggacaCGATGCAGGAGCTGCGCCTCGCCCACCGGAAAGGCCCGGCCCGGGCCCTCAAGGACTGGCAGCTGTGCAACGGGCCCTCCAAGCTCTGCCAGGCTCTGGCCATCGACAAGCGCTTCGACCAGCAGGACCTGGCCTGCAACGCAGCCCTGTGGCTGGAGCCCAGCCCGGACCCGcccgcggaggaggaggaggaggaggacagggtgGTCTGCACCACCCGCGTCGGCATCAGCGGCGAGTGGGCCCAGCAGCCTCTCCGCTTCTACCTCTGGGGCAACAAGTGCGTGAGCGTCGCGGACAAGAAGGCAGAGGGCCAGCGCAGAGCCTAG